A genome region from Diorhabda carinulata isolate Delta chromosome 2, icDioCari1.1, whole genome shotgun sequence includes the following:
- the LOC130904078 gene encoding bombyxin F-1, with protein MEFKCKLLILAVIIGVMHLQMVYPQIRESQKYCGGQIGKALSTICKGNYNTIKRITKIPRPVYIDEMYSDMPAARGESLEFPFQTKAEATSLLGKRRRKRTGVYTECCEKSCTREELSSYCAQGKRRR; from the exons ATGGAATTCAAATGTAAACTCTTAATATTAGCAGTCATTATAGGAGTCATGCATCTCCAAATGGTCTATCCTCAAATCAGAGaaagtcaaaaatattgtgGTGGTCAAATAGGCAAGGCGCTATCAACAATATGTAAAGGAAATTACAACACCATCAAAAGGATAACCA aGATTCCTCGACCAGTATACATAGACGAAATGTATTCAGATATGCCAGCAGCCAGAGGAGAAAGTTTAGAATTTCCTTTCCAAACGAAAGCAGAAGCAACTTCTTTACTAGGTAAACGGAGGAGAAAGCGAACAGGTGTATACACAGAGTGTTGCGAGAAATCTTGTACAAGAGAAGAACTGTCCTCATATTGTGCACAAGGAAAACGACggagataa